The genomic segment aaaacttataaacaacatattacaatactgaatagtaataattacttataagttatgacaaatttcattataatatacggtttaTCAATTAATTGATCCTGTGTAATATCCTAAAATTCTTCCAATTCAAAACATAGTTTCCGCTCTCGATTTATGGTCTTAAATAAGAGGTGTTCCGGTTTATAACGCTGGACTCCCTCCTGCCACCTATCGCGCATAAATGTGTGACGAAACGTCTAAAAACAACTAGGTTtttgattcgattttttttgttttatttgttttcagtgTCTGATGAAATGCATGATCACCAAACTAGGActggtaataatttatgtgtttagtCATGCTCTTAAACGTGTACTCTGTGACTctagttaaaaactaaattgtcttccattataatatactatgttgtTTCAGCTGAACGACGATGGTTCGTACAACAAAACTGGCATGGAAGCGGGATTAAAGAAATACTGGTCGGAATGGTCTACGGAGAAGATCGAGGCTATAAACAACAAGTGTTACGAAGAAGGTAATATACTACCACCCTTCTATATCATGTTgcaatttagtaataatatattagtcggTAGTGGACGGAAAACTGTGTGAACGAAATTGTATAAGTCTTTATTAGTGTGGTTTATCAATGTTGTATCgaacataaataacaatacctaaCATACCTAGTGAGTCCAACCAAAAGTCAGGAATATCATTTAACAGATCACAAAAGCTATTTTTCCATTTCATTTTCCAGAAAACCTCAAAAGAACTGACGAAAAATAGGTCACATTAAATTCGCAATAAAATGTTCTAGTTTGGTAATATTGTGTTTTCTGTATACCTAGCTagttaaaacgtaataataattattttttttttgttattcacatAGTGGTACCtgtacaataaaacattttatcttaattaatgttttaaatttaatggaaaataaacaaataaatattcctTAATTTAACACAAACGTATTGTTATTGACTAAACTAAACCATTAAAGCTAGTGTACaacaaaaagaaaattcaaTAGTTAGGACGCATTATTAATtcgttaagttattatttaatttctttaaaatttgcACAATAACTGTGTATAATgagtgataattaaaaaaaagacaaattaacctatttttaagataattaaGTTAAGAATTTGTcttcttattaaattaaattttagtagtTTTAATAACTACATTGTTTGCAAATTACTAGTGTTTTTTAtcattgtgttaattttttcaaataacttgTTTGCGATCATATATAAGTAACGAGTTAATGAAAAAGTTGAAAGTTAACTCAATTGGATAACTTTCACAGACTCAATACCTTGACTTTAAAGTCAGTTTCAGTCAGTTTAACATGTTATAAAatcatacgtcataatattactaattactataatcTGCTTGTTTTGCAATGGGCGAATAAGTACgatttcataatattctatattgaaaaacaattacaCAGGGTTTTATTTTCACGCAttcactttaaattttaaaactacagATATTGTACGCGTACCTAGACACAGGAACTCTGTTCATCACCACTAATATCGTTCtcataaaacacaaaaaaatcgTATAGATATTTAAGTCTATCTGCCTGTGAAATTTTAGtagatatgtttataattataaacatatatttatattgattacagCTTTACTTGTGTCAAAGGAGGTAGTAGCGACGTGCGATTACTCGTACACTGTGATGGCATGTTTGAACAAGCAAATGGATCTCGACAAGTTAACTTGAAACTCGTAAGCGTTAAATGAATTGCCcactattgtttatttgtattgtatatgtatatagtttcaCAGAAggctaaaattaatattatacatttcacttACAGTAATAGTATAGGGAAAAAATTTTCGGACTTTATAAACAGAAATTTCCAAAAAGGTTTGaagtttaacaattttaatacgaAACCTAAACAATATTTCCATTTTTGATACAGAATTTTTCTTGGAAATGTACTTAGTACTAACATCTCTAGTTTTGGGttgcacaaaacatttaaaacaacaatagtGAGCTATTGGTCccttaaacaatatttagtgCCCCGACTGATTGTTTATGCAATCCAGca from the Acyrthosiphon pisum isolate AL4f chromosome X, pea_aphid_22Mar2018_4r6ur, whole genome shotgun sequence genome contains:
- the LOC100575568 gene encoding uncharacterized protein LOC100575568, coding for MSSSTFYITFLFGIAMLISCGYGTFTTEQIDYYGRACKASEDDLVVVKSYKVPSTETGKCLMKCMITKLGLLNDDGSYNKTGMEAGLKKYWSEWSTEKIEAINNKCYEEALLVSKEVVATCDYSYTVMACLNKQMDLDKLT